The DNA segment GGTACGATAAAGCTTAAAAAATAATCATGTTTTTTGGAGGACTGAAAATGAAGATAGTAATTGAAATTGCACAATACTCACCCAACAACGGAATTGCAATCGAGTGGTTAGATGGTTCAATTGTTGAAAGCAAAATAGTTGGTAATACAATGTTATTAAAAGCTAATAAAGAAGGGTTAACATCTCTTGCGCAGAGTCTATTAACTTTAGCGCAGGAAGGGGTTGAACCGGGGAATCATATTCATTTCGATGAGTTTAATTTATTGCAAGATGGTTCAT comes from the Hydrogenispora ethanolica genome and includes:
- a CDS encoding Imm32 family immunity protein, yielding MKIVIEIAQYSPNNGIAIEWLDGSIVESKIVGNTMLLKANKEGLTSLAQSLLTLAQEGVEPGNHIHFDEFNLLQDGSSELVIERI